Proteins encoded by one window of Cloeon dipterum chromosome 2, ieCloDipt1.1, whole genome shotgun sequence:
- the LOC135935628 gene encoding calcyclin-binding protein, with protein sequence MSAVELNADLAELKSHLEKAERPRVKTLLNFEIRKVEAELLKFNKEDTNPTEAQTQTKPVVPQVSKNYEVKLQNYAWDQSDNLVKLFVTLPGVQNLPQDQIQATAGGRSIELRVSGLENKDYVLHINNLLEPIGECSSKIKKDMVVVSMKKRSMGSHWSHITEVEKRAADAKVSKTKMDSSDSADPTAGLMGMMKQMYEDGDDDMKRMIAKAWTEGRSKSPDMGPDFNL encoded by the exons ATGTCTGCTGTGGAG CTGAATGCCGACCTCGCCGAGTTGAAGTCTCACTTGGAGAAGGCGGAGAGGCCGCGTGTGAAGACCCTCTTGAACTTCGAAATCCGCAAAGTCGAGGCGGAGCTGCTGAAATTCAACAAAGAAGACACAAACCCGACAGAAGCACAGACGCAAACCAAACCTGTTGTGCCGCAGGTTTCCAAAAACTATGAAGTGAAACTGCAGAATTACG CTTGGGACCAAAGCGATAATCTGGTCAAACTCTTCGTGACGCTGCCGGGCGTGCAGAATCTTCCTCAGGACCAAATCCAGGCCACCGCGGGCGGCAG GTCTATCGAGCTGAGGGTGTCAGGGCTGGAGAACAAAGACTACGTGCTGCACATCAACAATCTGCTGGAGCCAATTGGCGAGTGTTCGAGCAAAATAAAGAAGGACATGGTGGTGGTGAGCATGAAAAAGCGCTCCATGGGCAGCCACTGGTCGCACATCACCGAGGTGGAAAAGCGAGCGGCCGACGCCAAGGTCTCAAAGACGAAAATGGACTCGTCCGACTCGGCCGACCCCACCGCCGGCCTCATGGGCATGATGAAGCAGATGTACGAGGACGGCGACGACGACATGAAGCGCATGATCGCCAAGGCTTGGACGGAGGGCCGCAGCAAGAGCCCGGACATGGGCCCGGACTTCAACctctga